In one window of Haloterrigena salifodinae DNA:
- a CDS encoding dihydrolipoyl dehydrogenase encodes MDEYDLVVIGGGSGSQVATAAAERGLEAAVIERGPLGGACITRGCVPSKALIHRADIAESARRAESFGVEAVLEGVDYDEMTAAIHDTVYEKADHQKASLEEAENVALYRGEGRFVDERTLEVDLNDGGDAEVRGDSVVLAVGSRPMIPPIDGLEDVDFLTSDDALFLDKQPDSLVVVGGGYIGAELGYFFAAVGTDVSIVGRSEGLVPREDEAVGEVVTESLERYCDVYTGYEAAQIRENDSGVVVTAEPSEDGGDGDGDSVDLEADDLLLATGRRPNTDTLNLEATGVETDDGEYVVVDDRLETTCDGVWALGDIVGEQPFKHAADYEAKTVSANLLEDADRAVDYGAMPHAVFTEPQVASVGRTEGELKDNGREYESTTVPFDAAPLGMIMNADDGFVKVLAAPDGEILGSHIVGPQASTLIQEVVTAMDGGGTVDDIAEPVHVHPALTEVVYAAFDDLSSSEFSTAPDWRDVSDG; translated from the coding sequence ATGGACGAGTACGATCTGGTCGTGATCGGCGGCGGTTCGGGCAGTCAGGTCGCGACGGCGGCCGCTGAACGGGGCCTCGAGGCGGCCGTGATCGAGCGCGGCCCGCTCGGCGGCGCCTGTATCACGCGGGGCTGTGTCCCCTCGAAGGCGCTGATCCACCGCGCAGATATCGCGGAGTCGGCCCGCCGCGCCGAGTCATTCGGGGTCGAGGCCGTGCTCGAGGGCGTCGACTACGACGAGATGACGGCGGCGATCCACGACACGGTCTACGAGAAGGCCGACCACCAGAAAGCGAGCCTCGAGGAGGCCGAGAACGTCGCGCTCTACCGCGGCGAGGGCCGGTTCGTCGACGAGCGGACGCTCGAGGTCGATCTGAACGACGGCGGCGACGCCGAGGTCCGGGGTGACAGCGTCGTCCTCGCAGTCGGGAGTCGACCGATGATCCCGCCGATCGACGGTCTCGAGGACGTGGATTTCCTCACGAGCGATGACGCGCTCTTCCTGGACAAACAGCCCGATTCGCTGGTTGTCGTCGGCGGTGGCTACATCGGCGCCGAACTGGGCTACTTCTTCGCCGCGGTAGGAACGGACGTTTCTATCGTCGGGCGCAGCGAGGGCCTCGTTCCGCGGGAGGACGAGGCGGTCGGCGAGGTCGTGACGGAGTCGCTCGAGCGCTACTGCGATGTCTACACCGGCTACGAGGCGGCCCAAATCAGGGAGAACGATTCGGGCGTCGTCGTAACCGCCGAACCGAGCGAGGACGGTGGTGACGGTGACGGCGACAGCGTCGACCTTGAGGCCGACGACCTGCTGCTCGCGACGGGACGACGACCGAACACGGACACGCTGAACCTCGAGGCGACCGGCGTCGAGACCGACGACGGCGAGTACGTCGTCGTCGACGACCGGCTCGAGACGACCTGCGACGGCGTCTGGGCGCTGGGCGATATCGTCGGCGAGCAACCGTTCAAACACGCGGCGGACTACGAGGCGAAGACCGTTTCGGCGAACCTCCTCGAAGACGCCGACCGGGCGGTCGATTACGGCGCGATGCCCCACGCCGTCTTCACCGAGCCGCAGGTCGCCAGCGTGGGTCGAACGGAGGGCGAACTCAAGGACAACGGTCGGGAGTACGAGTCGACGACGGTCCCCTTCGACGCCGCGCCGCTTGGGATGATTATGAACGCCGACGACGGGTTCGTAAAGGTGCTCGCAGCGCCCGACGGCGAGATTCTGGGCAGTCACATCGTCGGCCCGCAGGCCTCGACGCTGATCCAGGAGGTCGTCACCGCGATGGACGGCGGGGGAACCGTCGACGACATCGCCGAGCCCGTTCACGTCCACCCGGCGCTCACCGAGGTCGTCTACGCCGCGTTCGACGACCTCTCCTCGAGCGAATTCTCGACGGCGCCGGACTGGCGGGACGTCAGTGACGGGTAG
- a CDS encoding PaaI family thioesterase, translating into MRIRNHRVTSHLNNPIGVHNADTHSVTVELPADVYERLDDENGTTASESLASLAEEYARQRDSIEMYTNRDSEMRSPMTKPTETNPPIAELIGFDVADVGDGEAVMTFEAGPQHANPMGTLHGGVLCDVGDAAMGYAYASTLESDESFTTLELKVNYLRPVWDATLTATGRVVSGGRTVGLVECDIHDEEDRLVARLSSTCLTLRGDQASGR; encoded by the coding sequence TTGCGCATACGCAACCATAGAGTTACCTCCCATCTGAACAATCCCATCGGTGTGCACAACGCTGACACCCACTCGGTGACGGTCGAATTGCCTGCCGACGTATACGAACGACTGGATGACGAGAACGGCACGACAGCATCCGAATCACTCGCATCCCTCGCCGAAGAGTACGCCCGACAGCGAGACTCTATCGAGATGTACACGAACCGAGATAGTGAGATGCGCTCACCGATGACAAAGCCGACGGAGACCAACCCGCCCATCGCGGAACTAATCGGGTTCGACGTGGCCGACGTCGGCGACGGTGAGGCGGTGATGACGTTCGAGGCTGGCCCGCAGCACGCCAATCCGATGGGGACGCTCCACGGTGGAGTCCTCTGTGACGTGGGAGATGCGGCAATGGGGTACGCGTACGCAAGCACGCTCGAATCAGACGAGTCGTTCACAACGCTGGAACTGAAGGTGAATTACCTCCGTCCAGTATGGGACGCGACGCTAACGGCGACAGGACGCGTTGTTTCGGGAGGTCGGACCGTTGGACTCGTTGAATGCGACATCCATGACGAGGAGGATCGGCTGGTGGCCCGCCTTTCCAGTACCTGTCTCACGCTGCGTGGCGATCAGGCCAGTGGTCGCTAA